The genomic interval AAAGATTATGTTACCGCAGAAGCAGAAAATAACAATAAATTTGTAACACTTTAGTTTTTTGAAAAATTCCCGGGATAGAAAAAATACCATGTAGCCCTGTTAGTGGCGGTCTGTTTGTAGCGCAATAAAATTCAATAAGGTAAATAGCTCCGTAGGAGCGGCCTGTCCGTATTCAGGTAGACCTGTTTATATGGATTTACAAGAGACAGGTTGCTCATAATTGCAGAGACAGGTTTCAAACCTGTCTCTACGATCTGTTATAATATCCTATTTTGCTACAAACAGGCTGCTCCTACGGAGCTTATAGGTAGTACATTTTTCAAAAAACTAAAGTGTTACATAAATTTACTTATTACCGTTATGTTCAATGGGGATGTTTCTTACTATTTTATTTGAGGGGGGAATTGCATTATGAAGGGTAAAAACTACATCAATGGCGCATTTGTTGATAGTGCTTCATCTGAAGTGTTTGAAAGCAGAAATCCGGCGTATTGTGATGAGGTGCTAGGGACATTTCCCCTTTCTTCTGCAGATGACGTCAATAATGCGGTGCTGGCGGCAAAGACCGCTTATGATACATGGAGAAAAATTTCACGGATAAGACGCGGCGAATATCTTGATGAATTGGCGCAGTTGCTGAAAAAAGACAGAGAAGCCATCTCTCAGTTGGTATCGAAAGAATGCGGGAAAGGGATTGCGGAAGGGCGTGCGGATGTAACGGAAGGCATTCATATGGTTCAATATATATTTGGCACAACAAGGATGCCGCATGGCGATATTATTGATTCGGAGATTGTAGAAAAAGACTCCTTCATGCGACGGAGGCCAAAAGGTGTTGTTGCCGCAATTACGCCATGGAATTTTCCCTTTGCGATTCCACTATGGCTGATTTGTCCCTCTGTAGTGGAGGGGAATACCGTTGTGTTAAAACCGTCCCGGGAGACGCCTTGCGTCGCTAATAAAATTGCAGAATATGTGCATGCTGCAGGATTTCCTCCCGGAGTAATTAATGTAATACATGGAGGTTGTGGAGATGCGTTGGTAAGACATTCCGATACACAGGTAATATTGTTTACCGGTTCATGTGAAGTTGGTGAAGGGATAAAGAAGATTGCTGCTGAATCCTATAACAAAATGTGCGCCTGCGAGATGGGGGGGAAAAATGCGATAATAGTTCTCGATGGCGCCAATATGGAGATAGCGGTGAATGCCTCTATTCTCAGCGCCTTTAAAACTTCAGGGCAGAGATGTACTTCCGCAGGCAGGTTGATTTTACATGTGAATATGCTTGAAGAATTTGAAAAGAGATTTGTTGAACTCGCCAAACGGATTAAAATCGGCAACCCTCTTGACGAAGAGGTATTTATGGGACCAGTTATAAATCAAGCAGCAACAGAAAAAATTTTACGATATAACGATTTTGCAAAGAATGAGGGGGCGGAGGTATTGCTTGACGGCTCCAGGCTTACTGGCGGGGGATATGATAAGGGGTACTTTATGTCTCCTTTTGTATATCGAATGAAAAATAATCCAAAGAGCCGTGTTCTCCATGAGGAGGTCTTTGGGCCTCATGTGGCGATTATCCCTGTGGAAAGTATTGATGAGGCTATTAATGTGTATAATGATACAGAATATGGTCTTTCCTGTGCAGTAATTACGGAAGATTTTCGAAAGGCGAGGCGGATAAGGGATGACTGTGAATACGGACTTGGGTATGTTAATTTACCTACAATAGGCGCGGAGGTACATTTGCCGTTTGGGGGACTGAAAAAGAGCGGGACCGGTCTCCCTTCCGCAAGCACTTTGATAGATGCGGTAACACACCGCACGGCATGGACGGTGAATCATGATTTAGAAATAAAAATGGCGCAGGGGCTTAGCGCTAAATTATCTTAGTACTTATCACCACTTACTTAATCTTGAGAGCACCACCATTAAACATCTGACGGAATTAGCAGAAAATGTATCACGAAAATGGCGATGGATAATTACTGTTGCATATATCATTGCCCTCTATGCCTTCCTGCCGTTTGCTCCTGCGATTTGGAGGTTTGCACTGCGACTGCTGGGAGAAAAAGTAAACTAT from Candidatus Kuenenia stuttgartiensis carries:
- a CDS encoding aldehyde dehydrogenase family protein, producing MKGKNYINGAFVDSASSEVFESRNPAYCDEVLGTFPLSSADDVNNAVLAAKTAYDTWRKISRIRRGEYLDELAQLLKKDREAISQLVSKECGKGIAEGRADVTEGIHMVQYIFGTTRMPHGDIIDSEIVEKDSFMRRRPKGVVAAITPWNFPFAIPLWLICPSVVEGNTVVLKPSRETPCVANKIAEYVHAAGFPPGVINVIHGGCGDALVRHSDTQVILFTGSCEVGEGIKKIAAESYNKMCACEMGGKNAIIVLDGANMEIAVNASILSAFKTSGQRCTSAGRLILHVNMLEEFEKRFVELAKRIKIGNPLDEEVFMGPVINQAATEKILRYNDFAKNEGAEVLLDGSRLTGGGYDKGYFMSPFVYRMKNNPKSRVLHEEVFGPHVAIIPVESIDEAINVYNDTEYGLSCAVITEDFRKARRIRDDCEYGLGYVNLPTIGAEVHLPFGGLKKSGTGLPSASTLIDAVTHRTAWTVNHDLEIKMAQGLSAKLS